In Pirellulales bacterium, the following are encoded in one genomic region:
- a CDS encoding IS6 family transposase, producing the protein MSKPPDPHYRHRFPAELISHAVWLYHVFSLSFRDIELLLAERGVIVSYESVRQWCLKFGASFADKMRRWRPKPGDKWYLDEVFIRIKGERHFLWRAVDQDGVVLDILVQSRRDAGAAKRFFKRLLKGLQYMPRVLITDKLGSYGVAQRELLPDVEHRKSRYLNNRAENSHRPTRRRERQMQRFKSSSQAQGFLSAHSFIYGHFRPRRHRMTATNYRISRVTTFRVWREETCARMAA; encoded by the coding sequence ATGAGCAAGCCACCCGACCCACACTATCGTCATCGCTTCCCGGCTGAGCTGATCAGCCACGCGGTCTGGCTGTACCACGTCTTCAGCCTGAGCTTTCGGGACATCGAACTGCTGCTGGCCGAACGTGGTGTCATTGTCTCCTATGAAAGCGTCCGGCAATGGTGCCTGAAGTTCGGCGCAAGCTTCGCCGACAAGATGCGGCGGTGGCGACCCAAGCCAGGCGACAAATGGTACCTGGATGAAGTGTTCATTCGGATCAAGGGCGAACGGCACTTCTTGTGGCGTGCCGTTGACCAGGACGGGGTCGTACTTGACATCCTGGTGCAGAGCCGGCGTGACGCGGGTGCAGCGAAGCGTTTCTTCAAGCGCCTGCTGAAGGGCTTGCAGTATATGCCGCGTGTTCTCATCACCGACAAGCTGGGCAGCTATGGTGTGGCGCAGCGTGAGCTGCTTCCCGATGTTGAACATCGGAAGAGTCGCTACCTGAACAACCGGGCCGAGAATTCGCATCGGCCAACCCGGCGTCGGGAACGCCAGATGCAACGCTTCAAATCGTCATCACAGGCGCAAGGCTTTCTGTCGGCGCACTCTTTTATCTATGGACACTTCCGGCCACGACGGCACCGGATGACTGCAACCAACTACCGGATCTCACGTGTCACGACCTTTAGGGTCTGGCGAGAGGAGACGTGTGCCCGGATGGCGGCATGA